A window of Nicotiana tabacum cultivar K326 chromosome 24, ASM71507v2, whole genome shotgun sequence contains these coding sequences:
- the LOC142178391 gene encoding uncharacterized protein LOC142178391 has product MLQIGAYTLTCKFEALLQNFQYHITGVYAPNCRIERRTVWREIGAVRGLMESPCAVCGDFNVTRYPSEKRDCSRRSSEMVEFSNFIEGMELIDLQLEGGSYTWFKGDNHTTASRIDRFLISEEWDDSFRNIKQTIQQRLISDHTPVALRCGAWEQDKSYCKFENWWLNSLSD; this is encoded by the coding sequence ATGTTACAGATTGGTGCATACACTTTGACATGCAAGTTCGAGGCTCTTTTACAGAACTTCCAATATCATATAACCGGGGTATATGCTCCTAATTGCAGAATAGAAAGAAGAACAGTATGGAGGGAAATTGGTGCAGTGAGGGGCCTGATGGAAAGCCCTTGTGCAGTTTGTGGTGACTTTAATGTCACAAGGTACCCCTCTGAAAAACGGGACTGCTCGAGGAGGTCCAGTGAGATGGTGGAATTCTCAAATTTTATAGAAGGCATGGAGTTGATAGATCTTCAACTCGAAGGAGGCTCCTACACTTGGTTCAAAGGGGATAATCATACCACTGCTTCTAGAATTGACAGATTTCTAATTTCAGAAGAATGGGATGATAGCTTCAGAAATATCAAGCAAACTATCCAACAAAGGCTGATCTCTGACCATACCCCTGTGGCCCTACGTTGTGGTGCTTGGGAGCAAGATAAATCATACTgtaagtttgaaaattggtgGCTGAACTCCCTATCAGACTGA